Proteins encoded together in one Peribacillus asahii window:
- a CDS encoding helix-turn-helix domain-containing protein → MGDRDFSFYPIQPEMMSNSQLYLENQPKGLLKNEVILFYQLTTGEHTSAHLPVIPDGCLDLLFCCNPSQPFAILATSPEYRCLYHFKPNCVYFGVRLFPEQTLLTLPCSIKELIQHQQIPLFEMVQFDSSLLENMVRLQSFPERIKWFISFFQQKQQETNYDQNLIKYCLNSIYATNGIIHINQLASDTGYSSRYLQRKFEEYIGFSPKQLCQIIRLQYTIQELLHRNQLLNTVIDDFSFYDKSHFYKGFKKYMNLTPKQYINTYKSVSHS, encoded by the coding sequence ATGGGGGACAGAGATTTTTCTTTCTATCCAATTCAACCGGAAATGATGTCCAATTCTCAGCTATATCTCGAGAACCAGCCAAAAGGTCTTTTAAAAAATGAAGTAATCTTATTTTATCAATTAACGACAGGTGAACATACATCGGCTCACCTCCCAGTTATTCCAGACGGATGTTTAGACCTACTTTTTTGTTGCAATCCCTCTCAACCCTTTGCTATCCTTGCTACCAGTCCTGAATATCGTTGTCTCTACCACTTTAAACCGAATTGTGTTTATTTCGGTGTCAGACTTTTCCCAGAACAAACACTTCTTACTCTTCCATGTTCGATTAAAGAATTGATTCAGCATCAGCAAATCCCTTTATTTGAAATGGTACAATTTGATTCATCTCTACTCGAAAACATGGTACGACTTCAAAGTTTTCCAGAACGAATCAAATGGTTTATCTCCTTTTTTCAACAAAAACAGCAAGAGACCAACTACGATCAAAACCTCATCAAATATTGCCTAAACAGTATTTATGCCACGAATGGTATCATCCATATAAATCAATTGGCATCCGACACCGGATATTCAAGTAGATACCTACAAAGGAAATTCGAAGAATATATCGGCTTCTCACCCAAACAATTGTGTCAGATTATTCGATTGCAATACACTATTCAAGAACTGCTTCACCGTAATCAACTATTAAATACAGTCATCGATGATTTTAGTTTCTATGATAAATCTCATTTTTACAAAGGCTTCAAAAAATATATGAATCTAACGCCCAAACAATATATTAATACATATAAGTCAGTCAGCCACTCTTAA
- a CDS encoding primary-amine oxidase — protein sequence MRVHETISSAVKHPLEPLTGQEIKKAVEIIRTEKNLSQYVRFVTVTLKEPAKDTVLNYEAGDTITREAFMILLDNKTEKTYEAIVSITKGKVTSWEYIPNVQPGVMLDEFEECEQVVKNSPEFQEALLKRGITDSNLVMVDPWSAGYFGIKENEGKRLARAICWVRKFPNDNGYAYPLTGIVVFVDLNKMEVLRVEDHGVRQMPPLDGNYSPETSGSITLRTDLKPLEIIQPEGPSFEIDGHLIKWQKWNIRFGFTPREGLVLHTVGYEDKGKVRPILYRAALSEMVVPYGDASFAHNSQNAFDAGEYGLGQLANSLELGCDCLGEIRYFDAVMTDSRGNVRTIPNAICLHEEDYGVAWKHTDWRTEQVEVRRSRRLVLSFFCTVGNYDYGFYWSFYQDGTLEMEVKLTGMLNTGTFDDSGKSKYGTEVAPKLNAVYHQHFFNFRLDTMLDGPKNSVVEINTLPEEEGPNNPYSNAFYIDSKTFKTEEEAKRNLDMATQRTWKIINPNSLNAVGTPVGYKIMPGENCLPFASDNSSVMKRAGFLKNQLHVTPYDPNEMYATGKYPNQHKGGDGLPKYTAANRNIENEDVVVWYTMGHHHITRPEDWPVMPTAYINFQLKPVGFFDRNPALDLPRPKPKTACNSKNGSNCH from the coding sequence ATGCGAGTACATGAAACCATTAGTAGTGCCGTGAAGCATCCGTTGGAACCACTAACAGGTCAAGAAATCAAAAAGGCTGTTGAAATCATACGGACGGAGAAAAATCTAAGTCAATACGTACGATTTGTCACAGTGACACTAAAAGAGCCAGCGAAGGATACTGTACTTAATTATGAAGCTGGAGATACAATTACACGCGAAGCATTTATGATTCTTTTAGATAATAAAACAGAAAAAACATATGAGGCTATTGTTTCTATTACAAAAGGAAAAGTAACATCCTGGGAGTATATCCCAAATGTTCAACCAGGAGTTATGTTAGATGAATTCGAGGAGTGCGAGCAAGTTGTCAAAAATAGCCCTGAGTTTCAGGAAGCTTTATTAAAACGCGGCATTACGGATTCTAATTTAGTTATGGTCGATCCTTGGTCAGCCGGCTATTTTGGCATAAAAGAAAATGAAGGAAAAAGATTGGCCCGCGCAATTTGTTGGGTACGAAAATTTCCAAATGATAATGGGTATGCCTATCCGTTAACGGGGATTGTCGTATTTGTTGATTTAAATAAAATGGAGGTATTAAGAGTAGAAGACCATGGTGTAAGACAGATGCCTCCATTAGATGGTAACTATTCTCCTGAAACATCTGGTAGCATTACACTTCGCACTGATTTAAAACCTCTTGAAATTATTCAACCGGAAGGGCCGAGTTTTGAAATAGATGGCCATCTGATCAAATGGCAAAAATGGAATATTCGATTCGGATTTACACCGAGAGAAGGATTAGTTCTACATACAGTCGGATATGAAGACAAAGGTAAGGTTCGTCCGATTTTGTATCGTGCTGCCTTGTCAGAGATGGTAGTTCCTTATGGTGATGCTAGTTTTGCCCATAATAGTCAAAATGCCTTCGATGCCGGTGAATACGGATTGGGACAATTAGCGAATTCTTTAGAATTAGGATGCGATTGTCTAGGTGAAATTCGTTATTTTGACGCGGTGATGACGGATAGCAGAGGAAATGTACGAACAATTCCCAATGCCATCTGTTTACATGAAGAAGATTACGGTGTGGCATGGAAGCATACCGATTGGCGAACAGAACAAGTGGAGGTGCGCCGCTCACGTCGATTGGTTCTTTCGTTCTTCTGTACGGTCGGTAATTATGATTACGGTTTTTATTGGAGCTTCTATCAAGATGGAACGCTGGAAATGGAAGTGAAATTAACCGGTATGTTGAATACGGGTACATTCGATGATAGCGGTAAGTCTAAATATGGAACAGAGGTTGCCCCAAAATTGAATGCGGTTTATCACCAACATTTCTTTAATTTCCGCTTGGATACGATGCTGGATGGTCCGAAGAATTCTGTAGTGGAAATTAACACGCTTCCAGAAGAAGAGGGACCGAATAATCCGTATAGTAATGCGTTTTATATTGATTCAAAAACATTTAAAACAGAAGAAGAGGCCAAGCGTAATCTAGATATGGCTACTCAACGTACATGGAAAATCATTAATCCGAATTCTTTGAATGCGGTTGGCACACCGGTTGGCTATAAAATTATGCCAGGTGAAAACTGTCTTCCATTTGCAAGTGATAATTCGAGTGTAATGAAACGTGCTGGTTTTCTGAAGAATCAGTTACACGTTACGCCATATGATCCAAATGAGATGTATGCAACAGGAAAATATCCGAACCAACATAAAGGCGGCGATGGCTTACCAAAGTACACGGCAGCAAATCGGAATATTGAAAATGAAGACGTAGTTGTGTGGTATACAATGGGACATCATCATATCACAAGACCAGAAGATTGGCCGGTTATGCCGACAGCGTACATTAATTTTCAATTAAAACCGGTTGGATTCTTCGACCGTAATCCAGCGCTCGATTTACCTCGTCCAAAGCCAAAAACAGCATGCAATTCAAAAAATGGATCAAATTGCCATTGA
- a CDS encoding uracil-DNA glycosylase family protein → MGIVTEAKFHLFKEKIFSLELPLCGNDLLNSTFLLQRDEKKKLEVYYTPFDYINENAKVVIVGIIPGLHQMKKAYTAVIENRHLSDEELLHQVKKSASFEGTMRKNLTAMLDELELPRHLGISSSSELFGTASHLVYNTSILPYAVFFNHQNFNGSRPNILKTEMLLEYVKNYFIKDISTMENPFIIPLGVNVSKVLDYFYKNKPILKGFPHPSGSNGHRHRQFRENKEDMKRQMENYFTHKSLGFL, encoded by the coding sequence ATGGGAATTGTTACTGAAGCAAAATTTCATTTATTTAAAGAAAAAATATTTTCTCTAGAATTGCCCTTATGCGGTAATGACCTTTTAAATTCAACTTTCTTATTGCAAAGGGATGAAAAGAAAAAACTAGAGGTTTATTACACCCCTTTTGATTACATAAATGAGAATGCCAAAGTGGTTATAGTCGGCATTATACCTGGACTCCACCAGATGAAAAAAGCTTATACAGCAGTTATTGAGAATAGACATTTAAGTGATGAGGAACTCCTTCATCAGGTGAAAAAAAGTGCTAGTTTTGAGGGAACAATGAGAAAAAATCTCACAGCCATGCTAGATGAACTTGAATTACCGAGACATCTCGGCATTTCATCTTCAAGCGAACTTTTTGGTACAGCCAGTCACCTTGTTTACAATACTTCCATCCTCCCATATGCTGTATTTTTCAATCATCAAAATTTTAACGGTTCACGGCCCAATATTTTAAAAACCGAAATGCTATTAGAATATGTAAAAAATTATTTTATTAAAGATATCTCGACAATGGAAAATCCATTTATTATTCCTTTAGGAGTGAATGTAAGCAAAGTTCTCGACTATTTTTACAAAAATAAACCTATTTTAAAGGGATTCCCTCATCCTTCAGGAAGTAATGGTCATCGGCACAGACAATTTCGGGAAAATAAAGAGGATATGAAAAGACAAATGGAAAATTATTTTACACATAAATCGTTAGGATTTTTGTAA
- a CDS encoding NAD(P)-dependent malic enzyme translates to MGNLREEALKMHKENGGKLGVHSKVPVRNAKDLSLAYSPGVAEPCIEIYKDESKVYDYTMKKNLVAVVTNGTAVLGLGNIGPKAAMPVMEGKALLFKAFADIDAFPICLDITDSEKMVEVVKLLEPTFGGVNLEDIAAPQCFEIEDRLRKVCDIPIFHDDQHGTAIVTAAGLINALKLVAKNIEDIRVVINGAGAAGVAIVKLLLRMGVKDVILCDTKGIIYKGRPIGMNPFKEEMASITNKEQKKGTLADALVGADVFVGVSAAGAVTKEMVHSMNRDAIIFAMANPVPEIMPEEAKEAGALVVGTGRSDFPNQVNNVLAFPGVFRGALDVSAKEINEEMKLAAVYAIAGLITDEELNPDYVIPDPFDPRVVAHVAEAVAEAAMETGVAQINKLRS, encoded by the coding sequence ATGGGGAATTTACGTGAAGAAGCACTAAAAATGCATAAGGAAAATGGAGGAAAGCTTGGTGTTCATTCAAAAGTTCCCGTACGCAATGCAAAGGATTTAAGCCTCGCGTATTCTCCAGGTGTAGCGGAGCCATGTATAGAAATTTATAAGGATGAAAGCAAAGTGTACGATTATACCATGAAGAAGAATCTTGTTGCAGTTGTTACAAACGGAACAGCCGTACTTGGTCTGGGGAATATCGGTCCAAAGGCTGCTATGCCGGTCATGGAAGGAAAAGCCTTATTATTTAAAGCGTTTGCAGACATAGATGCCTTCCCTATTTGCTTAGATATAACAGATTCCGAAAAGATGGTTGAGGTTGTTAAATTATTGGAACCGACTTTCGGAGGAGTGAACTTAGAAGATATTGCAGCACCACAATGCTTTGAAATTGAGGACAGGCTGCGAAAGGTTTGTGATATTCCAATTTTCCATGATGATCAGCATGGTACAGCGATTGTAACCGCCGCGGGGTTAATTAATGCATTAAAACTCGTTGCCAAAAATATAGAGGATATTCGCGTTGTTATAAATGGTGCTGGTGCTGCCGGAGTTGCAATCGTTAAGCTGCTCCTTCGTATGGGTGTTAAGGATGTCATTTTATGTGATACAAAAGGGATCATTTATAAAGGCCGTCCAATCGGGATGAACCCTTTTAAGGAGGAAATGGCATCTATCACTAATAAAGAACAGAAAAAAGGTACACTTGCAGATGCACTTGTAGGGGCAGATGTGTTTGTTGGAGTATCGGCCGCAGGTGCCGTCACGAAAGAGATGGTACATTCTATGAATCGTGATGCGATTATTTTTGCCATGGCAAATCCGGTGCCAGAAATCATGCCAGAGGAGGCAAAGGAAGCTGGAGCACTCGTAGTAGGGACAGGACGCTCTGACTTTCCCAATCAGGTTAATAATGTACTTGCATTCCCTGGTGTATTTCGTGGTGCTTTGGACGTATCTGCAAAAGAAATCAACGAAGAAATGAAACTTGCAGCCGTTTATGCGATTGCCGGATTAATTACTGATGAAGAGCTTAACCCGGATTATGTGATTCCAGATCCATTTGACCCTAGAGTGGTGGCACATGTAGCAGAAGCCGTGGCTGAGGCTGCAATGGAAACAGGAGTTGCTCAAATCAATAAATTAAGGAGTTAA